One stretch of Juglans microcarpa x Juglans regia isolate MS1-56 chromosome 3D, Jm3101_v1.0, whole genome shotgun sequence DNA includes these proteins:
- the LOC121256375 gene encoding uncharacterized protein LOC121256375, producing MDIVAFLLFASLFFHPISLLAQPPNPVSRITVVGVVYCDICSSNTFSRHSYFMPGADVQLQCKFRANSPKTTEQITFSVNRTTDKHGVYTLEIPTIDGVNCVEGLAVTSLCQASLIGSPSSACNVPGLKITSNVISVKSKQDNLCIYNLNALSFWPSKKNTTLCGNQKELQNSLDSSKCFLPFFPPSGFPWPPLPQFPFPPLPPSLHCPFLHYHLSPHCPSLHFLLFHLFLSLHYHFQTHHLCPFHSHDSPFSTYYISFFPSASTCI from the exons ATGGATATTGTAGCTTTCCTCCTTTTTGCATCTCTGTTCTTTCATCCAATTTCACTCCTAGCTCAACCACCAAATCCTGTCTCTCGGATCACCGTAGTGGGTGTGGTTTACTGTGATATCTGCTCCAGCAACACTTTCTCTAGGCACAGCTACTTCATGCCAG GTGCAGATGTTCAATTACAGTGCAAATTCAGAGCAAACTCACCCAAAACCACGGAACAGATCACATTCTCAGTCAACAGAACCACAGATAAACACGGAGTATATACGCTAGAAATACCAACAATCGATGGGGTGAATTGCGTAGAAGGTCTGGCAGTAACATCATTGTGCCAGGCTAGCTTGATAGGGAGCCCATCTTCAGCCTGCAACGTCCCTGGTTTGAAGATCACGTCAAATGTGATATCAGTCAAGTCTAAGCAAGATAATCTCTGCATATACAACTTGAATGCACTGAGTTTCTGGCCATCTAAGAAGAACACTACCTTATGTGGAAATCAGAAGGAATTGCAGAACTCTTTGGACTCCTCAAAGTGCTTTCTTCCATTTTTCCCACCAAGTGGATTCCCTTGGCCCCCTTTACCTCAATTTCCCTTCCCACCACTACCCCCCTCCCTCCATTGCCCTTTCCTCCACTACCACCTTTCTCCTCATTGCCCTTCCCTCCACTTCCTCCTTTTccatcttttcctttccctccaTTACCATTTCCAAACCCACCATCTTTGCCCTTTCCATTCCCACGATTCCCCCTTTTCCACCTACTACATCTCTTTTTTCCCCTCCGCCTCCACCTGCATTTAA
- the LOC121254104 gene encoding glutaredoxin-C1-like, with protein sequence MHYQAAECSWGYYMPVRSIGPDPLERVVRLASESAVVIFSLSSCCMCHAVKRLFCGMGVNPTVYELDQDPRGKEIERALVRLLGNSPGSVPVVFIGGKLIGAMDRVMASHINGTLVPLLKEAGALWL encoded by the coding sequence ATGCATTACCAAGCTGCTGAGTGCTCGTGGGGTTACTATATGCCGGTGAGGAGCATTGGTCCTGACCCACTGGAACGAGTGGTGCGGCTGGCCTCCGAGAGCGCGGTGGTGATTTTCAGCCTCAGCAGCTGCTGCATGTGCCACGCTGTGAAGAGGCTCTTCTGTGGTATGGGCGTGAACCCGACGGTGTACGAGCTGGACCAGGACCCAAGAGGCAAAGAGATCGAGAGGGCGTTGGTCAGGCTGCTCGGAAACTCTCCCGGTTCTGTGCCTGTGGTTTTCATTGGAGGGAAGCTGATTGGTGCCATGGACCGAGTCATGGCTTCCCACATTAATGGGACCCTAGTCCCACTTCTCAAGGAGGCTGGAGCCCTCTGGCTCTGA